Genomic DNA from Procambarus clarkii isolate CNS0578487 chromosome 34, FALCON_Pclarkii_2.0, whole genome shotgun sequence:
tgctttcaatttgctgtatggtgcgtattaatcttcgtttaaattaccaatcaagctgtcagtgcaatcaatcagagctttaatataacaattatATATGCTCATTTTTTTCATCTCACATTTTTTTCCTTTCTTGCAATatatgttatcattttattaattcctctagaatttacctacttaaaatttcctgttagattaaggacctgcccgaaacgctgcacgtactagtggctttacaagattgtaaattatCATGCTatatattctcacaaacccaatgtacattcttgtatataaataaataaataaataaatggcaaacactcacaacggatttcaatcaattaggtgttttgaaatttcctcgtaatgcctaaggacaaaacttacccaccaatttgtacGTCTTCTGCAATGCCTCTGGTAAAGCGTACGGCGCTGCAGCTTGCTTAATTAATAACACACAATCATTTTtgctcacatcaaaagcaagagttgctctaaTCAAGATGAGATCCTTAccccaaatggagttgactgcattgctagtgggagtaagattggctcattgcctgatcaaGACACTCAATGatattcactttggtgagatcgtagtgtggtcagacaatgaggcagtcttacaatgggtaagaaacaataacaacaaaactccctacgtcagtaaccgTGTTAGGGAAatacatgaattatctgctggatataaacttAGTCATGTTCCTACCAAGGACAATCCAGCCGATTACCTTTCAAGAGGTTTATCATTAAAACAGCTGATCAAGTCTCAGATGTGGTTTAATGGCTTcgtggcttgttagtggtcagtggcccaaacagaagccacaagtcatagtgaccaatatcactacacCCATGGCAGATTCCGAACCTAGTCAGACCCTAGCTatcaatcctcacaattattctaatttGAGTAAGTTACTAAGAGTAACTGCACATGTATTTGATTTTCTTGAtaagataggaatcaggcatAGATTTCCCAGTCCTATCATCtattggatcaaacgtgcacaacaagagacttatggaagtgaatatgagaaTCTTCCAGACAAATTAACTAAGTATCCAggcatctggtatgatgccaatacCCACAATATATTGAGGTGTGGAGAACGTCTGCTACATGCAGAAATTGACTTGGATACTAAAAATCCAATACttttaccacgtcaccacattatcacAAAACTCTAGTTTTACATAACCATCAACATGGCACTTTACATGGTGGAATGTTAGACACCCCTCACCGATcttagacagaaatattggcttccccaaggtcgtcaAACTATCAAATCACTTATTAAGTCTTGTGTAATCTGCAGGAGGCTCGACGCTCGAACGAATGATATACTATTAACGTATTGTGTATTACAAATAGGTTTGTTTTCGGAAATTAATATTATGTATTAAACTTATTtggatagttaggcgtaggttaggttaggtgtttagggccTGTTggctttgttatatatatatatatatatatatatatatatatatatatatatatatatatatatatatatatatatatatatatatatatatatattatacacataaGGATCCTGGGTCCTTactcaggacctccaccactccttaaggagagagtagtccaccttcgtccctttgagaccactggtgtcgattacacagaagccttacttctcactggcactccagataaggtaccagtgaaagcatataattgcctcttcacgtgtgcaaccacaAAAGGCGTACACTTATATGTACGCCTTTTTTCacatctaatatatgtgaacgatcttccagagggtatagactcattcctctcgatgtttactgatgatgcaaaaattatgagaagaatcaagacggatgaagatagacagagactacaggatgacctggataaactggaggaatggtctagaaaatggctgctgaagttcaactctggaaagtgtaaggtgatgaaattaggcgaagggagcaggaggctgaacacaaggtatcatctgggaggggaaatcctgcaagaatcaaatagagagaaggatctgggggttgatatcacaccgaacctgtctccagaggcccacatcaaaagaatatcatcagcggcatatgctagactggccaacataagaactgccttcagaaacttgtgtaaggaatctttcagaaccctgtataccacttatgtaagaccaatcctggagtatgcagctccagcctggagtccatacctagttaaacacaagacaaagttagagaagattcagcggtatgccaccaggctcgtcccggaactgagaggattgagctacgaggaaaggctaaaggagctgaacctcacatccctggaaaacagaagagtaaggggagacatgattaccacctacaaaattctcaggggaattgacagggtggacaaagacaaactcttcagcacgggtgggacacgaacaaggggacacaggtggaaacttagtacccagatgagccacagagacgttagaaagaattttttcagtgtcagagtagttaataaatggaatgcattaggaagtgatgtggtggaggctgactccatacacagtttcaaatgtagatatgatagagcccagtaggctcaggaatctgtacaccagttgattgacagttgagaggcgggaccaaagagccaaagctcaacccccgcaagcacaattaggtgagtacttagaagtgacttctgacatgagtgcagaagccttTATCCAAGCCTTTCGTAGATTTGCTGCACGCAGATCCTGCCCCAAGTTAATGATTTCCGACAATGGATCAAATTTTGTGGCTGGAGAAGCCTGCCTGCGAGAGATATGGAGTCACCCTGAGGTGTAGTCTGTATTACAAAGAAGACAGTGCCATTGGAAATTTATACCCCCAGAGCACCCTGGCAAGGTGGTTTCTAAGAACGAATGATAGGGACcatcaagaaatgtttaaggaagaccttataTCGACAAAAAATTAGTTTCCCTGAATGGCAAACACTCGTAGAAAtagaggcgcgagtcaacaaccgCCCACTGACTTACCTTTCAGATGACTTACCtcagagagaacccctgagtccctcacatttaatcCATGGAGGCCTactgagccctctgatacctttaGCAGAAGAGGATCCAGCTGACCCTTCACATGTGACTAGGAGTGACTTAGTGGAAAGTTATCAACATCTTTCAAGGGTAGTCGAGAAGTGGAATgaagtgtggactcgagagtacctcagttCTAAGGCAATTATATTATGGAGCTTTGAGCCCCTATAACAAAGTCCAATTAAAACCAGGACACCTAGTTCTAATCGACAGTGATGGCCCCAGGTCAGAGGGGCCTATAGGCAAGATTGTCTctgtccacccagatcaccaaggtgtCCAGAGAGTTGTAAACattttgtgccgaggcactactaccctaaaaacattGGAGAAGTTGGTACCCCTCGAATTAGCTGAACGAGAGTGTTCTAGAGAACCAACAGATTCCGGGGAAAGCAATTCTGTTCCACCGAGCACACGACCACTTAGAgccgctgctcaacaatgtaatcGGAAACTACAACAATATTttagctctgactaagagcaaataattcaTCATCCGATTTTAGGTAGTCATGATGATACCGTGTTGTGATGCCCAGTAACTAACCAgttacaagtcatagtgaccctgGACGTTCACCTCACTGTAGATTCGAAGTCTCCTACACTTGAATGATTTAACTATTAATTTaatttgtgtaggctacaaactacACCATTACCACATCTATAGAGAATATCACTGAGTTTGCAAAACCTTGAGACTTAGTGACATAACTATTACACGTCATAGCGACACATTATTAAACAGACAATACACCTGACCTTACACAGaccatacaccaggccatacacaagaccatacaccaggccacacaccagatAATACACCAGACCATACACCATACCATACACCAGGCGATTCACAAcaccatacaccagaccataCATCAGGCAATGCATCACACACAGGTCGAGGCAGCCGCGTGGGAGGGTCGAGGGCTTGAGGCTCCGTATTAATCGTCCATAAAATCGGGCTTCTTGGGTTTACAGTGATTGATAAAGAACTGGGatatcacaaagtgtataaccaCACATAGAAAAAATAAACACAGTGATATTACTAGAACTTTTGTGTTAAACAGAATAATCACAGCTCCAGGCCACGCGGGGAGCATAGGGCCACGAGGCCGATGTTTACATTTTTGTATCAAGGTGTACTTCGACTATAGTGAACAgtgatacagtaaattagtgaacggtAACACAACAGGCGAAAGGATACAGTATACTGAAACAACCACCAGCAGTGAtccactttttttttctttttatttttaaaacaaaGTAAAACAGCGGACATGCAACCATATAAACAGTAAAGCATAGAATTACAAAGAACATTGAAAGACATAAAATAacacagagcaacacaacagaaaagggaaaacaaagaacaaaaaaacAAATACATAGGAAAGTACATGAACTACACATAAAAACAGCTAGTCAAAACAGTACAAGCAGTGATCCATAAAGCACAAAGAAACATGAGAACAACAGAAAGAaaacataaaacaaaaaaaaaacaaataagcgTACAACAGAAAACAAAAAAAAGACTCAGAATGACATGGTACAAAATAATACAAATCTAGTAACAAGCCAGCCtgaaaggccacacaagcaatacCACAAGCCAAGACAGACAGGAAGTTCAtaaccggaacacgcaggaaccggcaaacaaacacacacacaaacagccctagaaccaacacaagcaacagaacacaacacacacacagcactgcCAAAAAAAAGTGCACTCAGaacaaatacacaaacacaccgCCCAACAGGGCGAAACCAAACACGGAGACAAACCAGACATAGAACTGCAGACACGGTAAGAAAATAAACAGAGTACCCAAATAAACACAGGCGCTAACGATACTTGTCTGGAAACTCCTTGgctggaaagcgcaagcagtacgcctcccagaccagctggacgtcctCGGACACTTGTCTACCAGGAGACGCACAAGGCCGAGGCATCCAGTCAGGCACCCCATAAATAAACCCCTTCAACCTCGGTACCCAAATAGTCGACGAGCACCACGGGCCCTCACGCACCCGGTCGTCCCAAACGAGGTTCAAAACCCGTGACTTTGGGACCACGCCCCCGTCGGCAGCGAGCACAGGGAGGGGGTCCACGCTAGGTGGTTTCGCACTGGTATCGGCATTGGGAGGTTCGTCGGGCGCCGCACAGGGCTCCGTACCAACCGGCGCACGAGGCTTCTCACGAGGCCTCTCACGAGGCTTCACACGAGGCTGCACACTAGGGGAACCCGCAGAGGACACAGACGAGTCGGGGCCCCCTCCACTAAGCTGATGAGCAGAGGCACCTCGGCGCACATCCTTCCGTAagaccacgacgaggtcccgtgCGGCAGAAGCAACCTCCCACCGAGGGGAGTCATCAGCAGTAGGTACAGGGGGTGATTCTGGAGGCAGCACAGAGCCCCCCACAGTACCGCCAACCACGACAGGAGACGTCGGAACGTATTCTTCCACCTCCACCCAAGGCACCCCACGAAGGGGGGATACACTCCGGACCCGCCTCGAACGCTTGGAGACAGGCTGCCTGTCATCCAAGCTATCACCCCCATCATCCCGTAACACAGTAGAACACTCCAATGGACGCGCTTTCAAGGCCCGGCCCCTGAGAACCGCAGCCTCCACGACTGGGGGCACtggaccacacaccacaggagactCCCTGCCGCTAACATCCAAAGGGACAGGAGACGCCACATGTAGGGACGGAGCAGGCACGGGCGGCTGAGACGGAGCGACAGGGGCAGGGACGTCGAAGGCGGGGAAGCCGGTGACGGGGGCGAGGCCCCCACAACCCCTACGTCAACatccacaccaccatccaacaccggGGTCGAAACCAGCAGGGAAGCAACATCCTGACCATCACAGGGAGACAGGTCCGGGGCCGATAGCGGGGGAAAATCCTCCTCCTGGAAAAGGTTGACAGGGGTGACCCGGCGGCCAGGTGACCCGGCAGGCCGCACCGGAAACAAATCCGAGGTTGTCCTGCGTGAAAAACACGAATCGGGAACCCTAACATCATGATGGAGGACGGCACAGAACCCCGGAGGCGCATGGCGAGAGTGCGGGTCCCACACGGAGCCCCCTTCCATCTCCCGGTAGGGACAGCATTCATCCTCACATGTAGAACCCGCCCAAACCGGGCAAAGTACCTACGTAGAAGATCCTCAGGGAACTCAAAAGGCATCCCATGCACAGCCACATACGTCGTGGCTCCACAACGGTCGGATAGGGTTACCGACCCACCATCCCCAGGAAGATCGAAAGAGCGCCCATCATAGCGCGTGACGATATCTTCATAAATCGCCGGAGAGTTGAAATTGACTATCGCCCGCCGGCCGGCGAGCAGCTGCACACCACATACAGACTCCACTGGGACACGTAACATATCAATCATTACCACCTCCACAGCGTGGCACGAAGCATTCCCAGAAAACTCCAGGCCAACGGAGGCCTGCCTGGAGACACGGGGCACAGGCTCCCCCATGATCGCAGACCGTCACGGCCCCAAGGGCCCCTCAGCAATAACACGGTACACAAGCCACGTCAGCAGCGACACCAGGTCCTCACTCCTCGCCGGGTCAACAACAACTGCAGCGGCTGGACGGAAACAACCGTACCCCACGACAGCTGGAGCAGCTCTCTCTCAGCAGTGATCCACTGGCACTCAGTGGAAGAGTGGGACTCCACACCACGTGGAGAGACGACGACTCCACCGAGGACCTCGACATAAGGACATAATTATAAACTCACCTGTTGTGTGAACGGGACGGTTTTGGCCGGTGAATATTGCCTACTTCTGTCAGTTAAATGATGTACAGTGAGGTCAATCATAAGAGAAAATCTTGTTCAGTTTATCATGTATATTTAgactctcaaagtggctcattccggGTAGAAGTGTGACACATTGGGGACCCTCGtgacacgcacacgcacaagcaaacacatacacaaacaaacacatacacaagcaaacacacacacacagtaaagggaTGGAGTAAAACAAAATACAAAACGTTTTAACTTATGTGAAACATCATTCCAGTCACAGGATAACCCTCCACAACCCCCCCTCTTTCCCACCCCATCTTTCCCGAAACCCTCCCCCATGCATGGGAACCGGCTAGATAGCGGCCTTTGACACTTAGTTGACAACTGTTGGACAACAGACCATACCTCCTATctatcaccctcctcctccttcccctcctttcCCCTAAGCATATATAAATAGTTCTCTTCTGTGCCTCTCCCCCTTTTCTCCCAATATCTCTCCTCCTAACCTCCCCATACACTTACTCtgcatgcacacgcacacacgtgcaCTCACGCACGCTCCCCAACTCACTCTACCAAAATActtcccccccactcccacttccCCCCTACAActgaccagaaatacacacacacacacacacattcatgcccgtgccacctgttgggtggcttaatctttttcagtcacacacacacacacacacacacacacacacacacacacacacacacacacacacacacacacacacatacacacacacacacacacacacacacacacacgcacacacacagacacacacacacacacacacacacacacacacacacacacacacacacacacacacacacacacacacacacacacacacacacacacacacatatacatcaccccccccctttcacactgcctctgtagcataccagattccccccccccccctacacccaaaCCCCTCCCACACAGTGGGACTCCTCCCACTATCTGAccacctgacctgaagtgacATCTCCACCCcctccaacctccccccccccagtttcCCAGGCGTCCCCTCccctataaacacacacacacacacgcacgcacgcacttgcacgcacaaacacacacatacaacaaacacacactcataaacacaaacacacgcacaagaAAATGCCAGAACGTTTTTTTCCCTCAGCCAGGGAAAATGATGGAGGGACATCACCAAATACAGGGACAGGGGAGAATGGTGAACACTACCTTTGAATGGCTCAACCAGACATTAGGGGGATTCGGCAGAGACCTGCAGGCAATGCAAATGGGGTTCAACAGAGACCTGCaagaaatgaaaatgggattcagcagagacctgcaggTCATGAAAGAGAGGTttggcagagacctgcaggaaatgcaaACATTAATACAGAACCAAAGGAGTGAGTTAGAGGAAGCCAGAAAGGAGATAAAGAGATTCAGGGAAAATCAGAATTCAAACCAGCAAAGGGTATGCAACCTCCTGGAAACAGGGGGACGAAGCTGATGGAAGGCTCCTTTCAGGGGGACTCTCTTTTGCAGAAATACTGCAGAACAGCCCAAGTGCCAAGGCCGCTCTAGAGGCCGcagctatgaaagcagctacctctcAGGAAGCTGCAAAATGCACTGAACAAATGCTGGAAAGGAAACGAACAATTATAGTTGTAGGAGTACTGGAACCAGAGGGATCCAATCGGGAGGAGTGGAGAAGGAGGGACTGAGCAACCATGACAGAGATCTTGGAGGGATTGGATACGGAGGAGGTAGATGGAAAcatagaaaaggttttcaggttgggcatcTACAAGAGGGAAAGGAAACTATTGATAGAGATAGTGCTCGCGAACGGGGCAACAAGGGAGAAAATCCTATCCAGGAAAAGCAGACTTGTGAGGTTAGGGGGATATGAGGACGtctttctgcaaagggacatgacaagggaggagagaaggaaggctgcagaaaCAAGGAGGAGACGCAGAGAAAGGGGTGGGAATATGGGAGCCACAGGACTCGGCTCAGTGTCTCTAGGAACCTCAGAAAGGAGTGGGAATCCCCCTACCATCAGACCAGCATCCCCAGGGAGGATTGTaacagaagcctcccaccaaccaacccctcagccatcccccaccaatcacctgcacctccccagacagtaaagTCCCCCTTCAGTCCCATGCCCCCATGTTCCCTCCATGCCCTTTTTCTCCCCCagcccctaccccagaccctcactgttcctgcaccccatgcccttccctgtttctccagcctgTACCCTTCCCAGTTTCCCCATCCCAAGTTCTCTctaccccaccccccttccctcccggctcccctccccttgccaacccctgacctccctgtcaacccatcccagtctaccctgcataccccaacccgtgacctcccaccacatgcccctccagctccctcATCACATGACCCAACTAATCCCCAACCCCGGACCCCCCTCAGCTGCTTCACGACAGCCCCCCTAGCCCCCCTGTTCCAGACACTCCCAGCCCTCTCACACCCCTGACCCCTCAGGTCCCCCATCCTAGGCTCACCCATCCCAGACATCCATTGccccccaactccagtggaatcaacagaaactgagaatggacagaagagagtcagcttcaaggtcgtGTACACGAACATAGTTGGGATTACAAACAGGgccagtgaacttagggaaagaacacaagaagtaaacccagatgtaattggactcacagaaacaaaactctcaggaaacataatgaatgcggtgtttccccaggattacattgtaataaggaaagagagggaaggaaggggaggaaacagagtggctctactgatgagaaaggaatggagtttcgaggagatggttgttctggactgtgaagggttcagagacttcatcacaggcaccatgacgatgggaggaccaagaatagtagtagcagtgatatataacccaccaccaaatgaaagaagacccaggcaagagtatgacagaaacaacatggcagttaacattatcattgagagagcagtcgctgctgcctgtagaaatcgatcccatctgctcatcgtgggggactttaatcatggaaggatagactgggaaaacagagaaccacacggaggtgaggaaacatggagagcgaaactgctagcggtgacgactagaaactttttaagtcagcatgtcatgggtcccacgagaatgagaggcaatgatgaaccaccaAGACTTGACCTAGTAtccactctgaacgattcagacataagggaaatcggtcttgaagcccccgtgggtatgagtgatcacagtgtactgttgtttgaatatctggtcgaagaagggataatgtactcaaggaagggaccagaaaacaagaagccggcattccggaagggaaactatgaggagatgagaaaattcctaactgaaatagtttgggaaacagagctcagaggaaagacggttcaagacatgttggactacatcacacagaagtgtaaggaggcagcagacaagtacgtcccagtccaaaaggaaaaaatgaaatggaaatgagaaacccatggtttaatcagagttgtaagctagcaaagcagctaagtaaaagggcatggagaaactatagaaacaacagaacactagagagcagagaaagataccagagcgccaggaatgaatacatcagggtgagaagagaggtagagaggcaatatgataatgacatagcgagcaaggcaaagactcaacccaaactgctgcataaccacatcaagaggaaaacaacagtgaaggaacaggtaatgaaactgaggataggggcagaaagattcactacaaacgacaaggaagtgtgcgaggaactcaataagaaattccaggaagtcttcaactcagagcaaggagaagtcccagagataagggagggaacatcaacccagacaccgctagaggagtttgagattaccagtggggaggtgaggaagcatctgctagatttggacgtgacaaaggctatagtccCGGATgtaatctcaccatggatccttaaggaaggagcagaggctctgtgcctaccactctccatggtgtacaacaagtcactggtagcaggcgaactgccaaaaatttggaagacggccagtgtagtcccaatatacaagaagggtgataggcaggaggcactgaactacaggccagtgtccttaacttgcattccatgcaagatgatggagaagattgtgcgaaaaaagctagtggaacatctggagcaaaagaactttgtaagacaacatcaacatgggttcagagatggcaaatcatgcctaacaggattaattgagttctatgaccaggcaacaaaaatcaggcaagagagagagggctgggcagactgcatatttctggactgccagaaagcttttgacacagtaccacataagagactagtgcacaaactggagatgcaggtaggagtgaaagggaaggtactccactggataagagagtacctaagcaactggacacagcgagtcactgtgagaggtgaggtctcggagtggcggggagtcaccagtgaagtcccaaagggggtcagtccttggacctatactgtttctgatatacgtaaatgattttccagaaggaattgactcgttcctctcgatgtttgctgaggacgtgaaaattatgaggaggattaggacagaggaggatagtatgaggctacaagatgacctagacaaactgaaggaatggtccaacaaatggctacgaaagttcaacccaagtaaatgtaaggtagtgaaactaggaggaggaactaggaggccagtcactggataccgaatgggagatgaagtccttcacgaaacggacagagagaaggatctgggagttgatatcacgccaaacctgtctcctgaagcccacatcaaaagaataacatcagcggcctatgcgaggctggctaacatcagaactgctttcagaaacctgtgtaaggaatccttcagaaccttgtataccacatatgtaaggccaatcctggagtatgcagccccagcatggagtccgtacctagtcaagcacaagacgaagctggaaaaagttcagaggtatgccactagattagtcccagaataagaggcatgagttatgaggacagactacgtgaactgcacctcacgtcgctgtgtAATAACCCTGTACCCTTGTAATCACCCTGAACTTTTCAATTGTAATCCTTCTCTGTACCGTACCGTACTCTGTTCTGTACCGAAAGGGGACCaacctcgctacctacgctaagtacctgccataaagtttgaacaaaataacatacataatattacaaatatacggtatacatataatattataaatattaaacatataaatatatatacatatatattgttacaaatatacaatatacatataatattataaatagatatatacaacaaaacaaggcaaaatgggagtaaataaacaaatttgtggccactgtaacaactccttaaagacgaaggtaacggaaattgaatgttatatctgtaagactagattgcattcggcttgtacaggagtgagtaacactacggcactcagagctggtcacttgctctgggtgtgtaaaaatga
This window encodes:
- the LOC138371032 gene encoding uncharacterized protein, yielding MRSLPQMELTALLVGVRLAHCLIKTLNDIHFGEIVVWSDNEAVLQWVRNNNNKTPYVSNRVREIHELSAGYKLSHVPTKDNPADYLSRGLSLKQLIKSQMWFNGFVAC